One Lysinibacillus sp. OF-1 DNA segment encodes these proteins:
- a CDS encoding FusB/FusC family EF-G-binding protein codes for MEQQTIQPFLTVANYHLLEQQLNKILHALTTTNDKNVILAVRGLVDTEVTTKLELSATETKLIEQLFAITDRAQGDAFLEQLKPYVIPFKPVTASTLKTLFKKEKKLKLPNLEALDFQRICYLAWDDPGTHRKYVVLDQNGQLAGIKGTFPNSTVRGICAICNRHADVGLFTTSIKGQVVGTFTSHSNYICADSKTCNEHVTDMNKTVEFFERITKK; via the coding sequence ATGGAACAACAAACAATTCAGCCGTTTTTAACGGTCGCTAATTATCATTTACTAGAACAGCAATTAAATAAAATTTTACATGCTCTTACGACAACGAACGATAAAAACGTCATCCTAGCCGTTCGGGGCCTTGTGGATACAGAGGTAACGACAAAATTAGAGTTATCAGCAACGGAAACAAAGCTGATTGAACAACTTTTTGCTATAACAGATCGGGCGCAAGGGGATGCCTTTTTAGAACAATTAAAGCCATATGTCATCCCGTTCAAGCCAGTGACAGCCAGTACGCTTAAAACCTTATTTAAAAAGGAGAAAAAGCTAAAGCTACCAAATCTAGAAGCACTCGATTTCCAGCGAATTTGTTATCTTGCATGGGATGACCCCGGCACACATCGAAAATACGTTGTCCTTGATCAAAATGGACAGCTAGCAGGTATTAAAGGCACATTTCCCAACAGCACTGTGCGCGGCATTTGCGCCATCTGTAATCGCCATGCAGATGTTGGCTTGTTTACTACCTCGATCAAAGGACAGGTCGTTGGCACATTTACCTCCCATAGCAATTACATTTGTGCGGATAGTAAGACGTGCAATGAACATGTTACAGATATGAATAAAACCGTCGAATTTTTTGAGCGCATTACGAAAAAATAG